Genomic DNA from Desulfuromonas versatilis:
CCGGTCGGCATCGTCCGCTCCTGCTTCAGCGAAAAATTCGGCATCCCCCGCCAACCGTCCCTGGTTCCGGCGGCCCGCGCCACCCTCGAGCTGCTCCCCCCCTTCGACCGCCCCGAGGCGCTGCGGGGCCTGGAGGGGTTCTCGCACCTGTGGCTGCTGTTTGTTTTTCACGCCTGCCCGCCCCACGACGGCAGCCTCACCGTGCGCCCGCCCCGCCTGGGCGGCAACCGGCGGCTGGGGGTGTTCGCCACCCGCGGCACCCACCGCCCCAACCCCATCGGCATGTCGGTGGTCGAGCTCGAGGGAATCGACTGCGAGGCCGAGCGCTGCAGCCTGCGCATCCGCGGCGCCGACCTGCTCGACGGCACGCCGGTGCTCGACATCAAGCCCTACCTCCCCTACGCCGACAGCCTCCCCGGGGCGAGCGGCGGCTTCGCCGAGGCGGCCCCTCGCCCCAGCCTCGAAGTCGCGTTCACCGAGGCCGCCCAGGCCCAGCTTGCCGAACTCGAGCCCGGCCGCCCTGCCCTGCGCGAACTGATCGTCCAGACCCTGCAATACGACCCGCGCCCGGCCTACCGGCAGGGGCAGGACGACACCAAGGTCTACGGCATGCGGCTCTACGACCTGGATGTGCGCTGGAATGTGGAGGGGAAAATTGTCAGCGTCGTGGCAATCGAACCGGCCTGAACCAATCTGGACAGAATTTTCAAACCCTGTTACTTTGAGGCATTCGATTTCCCACCGTCAATCAAGGAGATCCGCCATGAGCAGCGCCGAAAAAACGCCCCTCTCCTGCGCCAAGTGCAGCGCCCTGTGGCAGAAGCAGGGGACCACCAACTGCTGGAGCGACCCGAAAAGCCGCCCCGGCCGGCCCGGCTACTGCCCCTCGCAGCGCGAGGCGCAGGTCATCGAGGAATCGTTCAGAAAGTACACCGGCGACAGCGAGGACGCCAGGCTGGCCCGAGTGGCCGCCGAAGTCGAGGGGCTCTGCTACCAGCCGGTGCCCGGCTCCGATGCGGTCAACGCCCGTTGGACCCGGGTCGAGGACACCATCGCCCTGGCCAAGCTGATGGGCTGGAAGAAGATCGGCATCGGCACCTGCATCGGCCTGCTCGAGGAGAGCAGCCGCCTCTCCGACATCCTCAGCGCCCAGGGCTTCGAGCCGCTCTCGGTCTGCTGCAAGGCCGGCAGCATCGACAAGCTCGAACTCGGCATCCCCGAAGAAGCCAAGGTGCGCCCCGGCACCTTCGAGCCGGCCTGCAACCCCATCGCCCAGGCCCGGCTGCTCAACCAGTCCAAAACCGACATGAACATCATCGTCGGGCTCTGCGTCGGCCACGACATGCTCTTTGCCAAGTACTCCGAGGCGCCGACCACCACCCTGGTGGTCAAGGACCGGGTCACCGGCCACAACCCCGCGGCGGTGCTCTACGGGCAGAACTTCTATTACAAGCGGCTGCAGAAACAGCTGGTGATCAAGGTTGATTAGGCGAATCGGGCTGCTTGCCGCCCTGCTGTTGCTGCTGGCCTTGCAGCCGCTGGGAGCGTCCGAAAGGGCCAGCGCCACGATTCCACTGGATGGCGCCCCCCTGCAGGCGATCGAGCTGCGCACCTTCGACGCCTGGGGCGGAGGCTCCCCGCTCGCCAGCTACCGCCGCGACGGGGAGGCAATCCGGGCCGAGCTGGACCTGGGGGTGGCGGACCGCCTGGAAATCATCCTGCACCCGGCGGCACCGGGCAACGAAAGATTACGCATCAGGCAGCAATATGAAACCAGCCTGACCCTGATGGACGAAGGTCCCCACATGGATCTGCTCGATTGGACCCACTTCGTTTCACCCTGGGTGGAATTGGAAGCAACCCCCGAAGGAAGCTTTATCATGCCGATCCCGACGAGCAGTAAATTCCCAGCTGTAAACACAGAAGAGATCGTGGCCGCGGTAGAAACAGAATCGGCGCAGTGGGAAAAGGAAGGTTACCAGTCAGGGGAACGCTGGATCAATCTGGCCAGGCAGTGCCGGGGGCCGAACGACTACCCTTGCGGCGTGGGTTTGAGCCTGATCCGCCTGAACATCGAGGTCCTGGACCAGGGAGCCTGGCGCACTCTGGAGCGGATTGAGCTTAGCCTGCCCATGGGCTGCTGAGCGACGGGTGCGGCAGATTGCCGATTATTCACGGGCTGCAGAAAACTTTTCCTTTCAGCCCTTTTTCATCCCTGGCCCCTCGCAGGTTGCCGAAACGAACCGGACCACCTCACGATAGTGAGCTGGTGGGGGTCTGGTAAATCCATAGGCAGAGCAGGGATTAAAAATCTTAAGCAACCGACAGGAAAGGCCCCGCCGGGGAATGCACGGCGGGGCCCTTGAGATTTGAGAGTGCCCGAACTGGTGAATTGACGGAAAGATGGTAAATCCTCCTTTTTCCCGTCAATAAACAGTGAATTTCCAAGTGTAGGGCGCAACCGAATTCCCGTCGGGATCGGTCACCGCGCTGCTGACGTTGGCGGTGTAAATGCCACCCGATGTCAGTGAGGAGGCGGGTTCGAAGGTGGCCGACTGGTCTTCCGCATCGTAGCTGACCGTTCCTGTCACACGATTTCCGCTCTCATCCTCTGCCCAGAAAGTGTCTTCATTAATTGTTGTGGCGACCATCGCTTCACTGAAAATGGCCATCACGACCGTGTCCGGCAACACGTCGGAGGTCCCCGCAGGCGGCAAGGTGGCCACGATTTGCGGGGTGGTGTACACCGATACGCGGGTCCACGCCGAAGATCCGACCGCCCCAACCAGGGACGCTGTCACCGAGATGAGGCTATCGCGCTCCTCAAGGTCGGAGAGCTGGACCGTCCAGGAGTCTGTGGTGGGATATGAAACGGTGCCTACCGTCGCCGCGGGGCTCACCGCCACATCGACTTCTGCTCCCAGGCCCCTGCTGCCCGCCAAGGTGAGCGTGGTGTCGTCGCGGGGGGTCAGCGGACGGTCGACGGTCAGCGGGACGGCGGTTTCCTCCCGGACAATGGTCAGGGATTTTTCCTGGGTCTGCGGGTTGATGGCCGTATCCTCGGCCTCAATGGTCACCGTGTGGCTGCCGTCCTCCAGTGCCGCGGATTCGGGAATAGCGAAGCTCCAGTGAATTCCGTCATATACCACGGGCACTTCGATTGCTTCCCCGTCCAATTCGATCGAGACGATGCTCCCCCCTGGAATCAGCGTTCCGTAAACGCTGGGTGTCGATTCAGCAGTTATGGTACTTACCTGGTCTAGCCTGACGATGTCATAGGTCAGGGAAAAGTAGAGAATGCTGGTATTTCCCCGCTCATCCCCGGCATTGACCGTGACCGTGTTCGTGCCCGGTTCCAGATCGGCCACCGTACAGCTCCAGATCCCGTTCTCGATAGAAACATCACCGACTTCAGCGGAGGAGTCAACGCTCACCTCGATATCTGCGCCAGTTTCGATTGTCCCGGAAAGGGTCTTTTCTCTCTCGAAGGTCGATGGGCTCAATGCGTTCAGGGTCACTTCCGGAGGCGTTAAATCATCATCGCTGCTGCTTCCGCAGGCGTTCAAGCACACCAGTGAAAAAAGGGCAATCAGGCAGATGAGATTCATCGGGGGCCAATCAGTTCTCTTCATCGGCAAGGTCTCCTTGCATGGATTGATGTCATTACCGCAGGACGACCCGGAAGCCCGTTTGGCCGTTTAGATTGAAGGGGTAATCCTGGTCGCGGGCAGCGGTGCGCAGGTCATCTGCCGAGCTCGTGTAGCTTCCGCCGCGCACAACTCGGGTATCGTAGTTGTAGGGCTCCCCATCGCCCCCGGTCGCGCTGCCGTCACTCGGGGGTTCCGAGCCGGAGAGGTTGACCGGGTTGCTTGACGAACTGCTGCTGTAATATGCCTCGTCGTACCAGTCCCAGCACCACTCCCGAACGTTGCCGGCCATATCCTGCAATTCCCAGGTATTGGATGGGTAGCTTCCGGCAGTGGTCACCCGCCCGAGCGAACTCCCGCAGTCGTAATTGGCCTTTTCGCAGCTCAGCGTTCCATCGTCGCTGGGATAGTCGAGTTCATCTTCGCCCCCCGCAGCATATTCCCACTCCGCCTCCGTCGGCAGGCCCATGGCGACGCCGTAGACCTCGGTGTAGAACCTGGTGAACGCATAGGCCCCGTGCCAGGAGACAAAAGTAACCGGCCAGTTCTCATAACCGGCCTCCGCTGAAAAGACGCCGTCCTCGTAAATGATATGGCAGGCGTTGTCGGGGTCTTCTCCGTCGGCGGCGGCACCCTCGAGGTCAAGGTACAAGTATCCGACATAAGTCCCGACGGCGCCGTAAACCTTGCTGGCGGTGGCAAACACATACCCCTCTTCCAGCGCATCATTCAGGTAATCGGCATATTGGGCGTTGGTGATTTCGGTCTGGCTTATCTGAAATGCATCGAGGTTGACCGTATGAACCGGTGCTTCCTCGGGATGCAGGGGATCATCAAAAGTCCCCATGAAAAAATGTCCCTCGGGGATGGTTATCCAGGTGATGCCGCTGACCGTGGCGTCATCGTCGTCGCTGTCTGAGCCGCACCCCCAGAAAATGGTTGCTGAAACCACCAGAAAGACCAGAACCAACCTTCTGAATTTCACTTAATTTCCTCCTTGATTGTTTTCGTGCCAGGTGTAATGCCCCATGGAGTAGAGGCCGGCGGCCGATTGTGCTGTGTAAGATGAAGAGATCAGCCTCGGGGGAGCGGTTGGACTGGTGAGACAAATTTGCCCATGACCCAACCATGGTGTCCGCCCGGCAATCGCACGTAATACCAGCCGAGCGCATTTCCCACCACCGACAGGTGAACTCCCTGCGAAACCTGATGAACCACCGGATTCTCTGCCCCGGGGCCCGAGCGGACATTCAATACAGCCACCTGCACAATTACCTCGTGGCCCTCCGCCAGGGGTTCGGGGGTGGGGGCCTCTACGACCATGTAGCCTCCGGGCAGCTGGCGATAGTAGACGCCGCCGGCCAGGAAAAAGGTCGTGCCGCCTAAAGTGACAGTCGAAAAGCCGCTCGGAAGAACGTTGACCACCGCTCCAATCGGGGCTGTGACGGCCACGTATCCGCCGGGCTTTCCCCGGTAAAAGCGGCCGCCATGGACGAAAT
This window encodes:
- the tsaA gene encoding tRNA (N6-threonylcarbamoyladenosine(37)-N6)-methyltransferase TrmO: MEFTFKPVGIVRSCFSEKFGIPRQPSLVPAARATLELLPPFDRPEALRGLEGFSHLWLLFVFHACPPHDGSLTVRPPRLGGNRRLGVFATRGTHRPNPIGMSVVELEGIDCEAERCSLRIRGADLLDGTPVLDIKPYLPYADSLPGASGGFAEAAPRPSLEVAFTEAAQAQLAELEPGRPALRELIVQTLQYDPRPAYRQGQDDTKVYGMRLYDLDVRWNVEGKIVSVVAIEPA
- a CDS encoding DUF1847 domain-containing protein, which translates into the protein MSSAEKTPLSCAKCSALWQKQGTTNCWSDPKSRPGRPGYCPSQREAQVIEESFRKYTGDSEDARLARVAAEVEGLCYQPVPGSDAVNARWTRVEDTIALAKLMGWKKIGIGTCIGLLEESSRLSDILSAQGFEPLSVCCKAGSIDKLELGIPEEAKVRPGTFEPACNPIAQARLLNQSKTDMNIIVGLCVGHDMLFAKYSEAPTTTLVVKDRVTGHNPAAVLYGQNFYYKRLQKQLVIKVD
- a CDS encoding Ig-like domain-containing protein, whose amino-acid sequence is MKRTDWPPMNLICLIALFSLVCLNACGSSSDDDLTPPEVTLNALSPSTFEREKTLSGTIETGADIEVSVDSSAEVGDVSIENGIWSCTVADLEPGTNTVTVNAGDERGNTSILYFSLTYDIVRLDQVSTITAESTPSVYGTLIPGGSIVSIELDGEAIEVPVVYDGIHWSFAIPESAALEDGSHTVTIEAEDTAINPQTQEKSLTIVREETAVPLTVDRPLTPRDDTTLTLAGSRGLGAEVDVAVSPAATVGTVSYPTTDSWTVQLSDLEERDSLISVTASLVGAVGSSAWTRVSVYTTPQIVATLPPAGTSDVLPDTVVMAIFSEAMVATTINEDTFWAEDESGNRVTGTVSYDAEDQSATFEPASSLTSGGIYTANVSSAVTDPDGNSVAPYTWKFTVY
- a CDS encoding formylglycine-generating enzyme family protein, with product MKFRRLVLVFLVVSATIFWGCGSDSDDDDATVSGITWITIPEGHFFMGTFDDPLHPEEAPVHTVNLDAFQISQTEITNAQYADYLNDALEEGYVFATASKVYGAVGTYVGYLYLDLEGAAADGEDPDNACHIIYEDGVFSAEAGYENWPVTFVSWHGAYAFTRFYTEVYGVAMGLPTEAEWEYAAGGEDELDYPSDDGTLSCEKANYDCGSSLGRVTTAGSYPSNTWELQDMAGNVREWCWDWYDEAYYSSSSSSNPVNLSGSEPPSDGSATGGDGEPYNYDTRVVRGGSYTSSADDLRTAARDQDYPFNLNGQTGFRVVLR
- a CDS encoding DUF6515 family protein, with the translated sequence MKKKLGWTIGSFLTLAWLFLPLLAGPGEALAGGPASPPHRVEVFVKRLPAGHKVIHVGKTKYFVHGGRFYRGKPGGYVAVTAPIGAVVNVLPSGFSTVTLGGTTFFLAGGVYYRQLPGGYMVVEAPTPEPLAEGHEVIVQVAVLNVRSGPGAENPVVHQVSQGVHLSVVGNALGWYYVRLPGGHHGWVMGKFVSPVQPLPRG